The Pleuronectes platessa chromosome 10, fPlePla1.1, whole genome shotgun sequence genome contains a region encoding:
- the smg5 gene encoding nonsense-mediated mRNA decay factor SMG5 isoform X1 has protein sequence MSGPGQDSEPEAKVLLIKRLYRAVVESVHKLDVIIGSKASYREVFKPENISLRNKLRELCVKLMFLHPVDYGRKAEELLWRKVYYEVIQVIKTNKKHIHSRSALECAYRTHLIAGVGFYQHLLLYIQSHYQLELQECIDWTHVTDPLIGRKKPVSATPKEMEWAQMACHRCLVYLGDLARYQNELAGVEAEQLAERFYHQALSVMPHVGMPFNQLGTLAGSKFYNVEATYYYLRCIQSESPFEGAYGNLKRLFDKAAKMYHQVKKQEMKKLSPSRQRSKDIKRLLVSFMYLQSLLQPKNSLMETELTSLCQSVLEDFNLVMFYLPPQPQGGTRHSISEEEEEQQHADSSCPVLPDTLVFKMVVTCLMVVHSLKRGGSKQYSASIAFTLALFSHLVNHVNIRLQAELEEAESQVPPLQTDATDEPDKDLAAPPTEHSEEKPLQNGSLEQEDDEEEEAAKAADGCERVGAKKESSVEEQRKSEEDKQRQKKKYTRLSRLRRRRVARKDARGEDESDLSEGFESEDEEDDEEEKGGGADSTGGTVTGTALNSSTVRKEAKKGPQVEEGSWGSGSEEEEEGGTAFDVETDSDMNSQESRSDLEDIEDAESADNLEAQAQEHQEEEEDQEPPKEEGGDRDADTPPTTNGPLIPSDSSISSNLQAMSSQLFQSKRCFRLAPTFSNMLLRPQASSSSGNPTPTDASAPPSQETPPPPPPAGESPCDMNPGTANGTNEHDLDSDSEDSQHSAPSVHSEKTLLEKLEILTNQGLIQVVKVFIDWLRTNTDIILMCAQSSQSLWNRLSVLLNLLPDGSKMLEAELGLNAEVTQLLSECEQPGLVQSLLLPEDLALRHLPALSVAHRRLDFTHRNPSLSPLQECVVRVCCIRSFGHFLTNLQGNVLHFNPEAGIFTSISQSEQDNLVQQAKAQFRMAEEEARRNRLMRDMAQLRLQLEVSQLEGSLQQPKAQSSMSPYLVPDAAALCHHLNLIRQLAGSGCFIIIIPRTVIDGLDRLKKEIPGARDGIRFLESEFRKGNRYIRCQKESGRSFERDKLKRQDMEAWHLYKMVDSCRQLTVSQNNGDEDTAGMVTILTGQQVEELCSQSAAMKVSHSTVIYHQTQTHLNFSFCSDVLIVIV, from the exons ATGAGCGGACCGGGACAGGACAGCGAGCCAGAGGCGAAGGTCCTTCTCATCAAGCGGCTTTACAG GGCTGTGGTGGAGTCCGTGCACAAACTGGATGTGATCATCGGCAGCAAAGCGTCCTACAGGGAGGTCTTCAAGCCGGAGAACATCAGCCTTCGCAACAA gctgAGGGAGCTTTGTGTAAAACTGATGTTTCTCCATCCTGTCGACTACGGCCGTAAGGCTGAGGAGCTGCTGTGGAGGAAGGTCTACTACGAGGTCATCCAGGTCATCAAGACCAACAAGAAG CACATCCATAGTCGCAGTGCTTTGGAGTGTGCGTACCGTACACATCTGATCGCCGGCGTGGGTTTCTACCAACACCTGCTGCTCTACATCCAGTCCCACTACcagctggagctgcaggagtGCATCGACTGGACCCACGTCACAGATCCACTCATCG GTCGAAAGAAGCCAGTGTCGGCCACCCCCAAGGAGATGGAATGGGCACAGATGGCCTGTCATCGCTGTCTGGTCTACCTCGGAGATTTAG CCCGTTACCAGAATGAACTTGCCGGAGTGGAGGCTGAGCAGCTGGCAGAGAGGTTTTACCATCAGGCCCTGTCTGTCATGCCACATGTGG GAATGCCTTTTAATCAACTGGGAACACTGGCAGGGAGCAAGTTCTACAACGTTGAAGCGACCTACTACTACCTACGCTG CATCCAATCAGAATCCCCCTTCGAGGGCGCCTATGGCAACCTGAAGCGTCTGTTTGACAAAGCTGCCAAGATGTACCATCAagtgaagaagcaggaaatgaaGAAGCTGTCTCCATCCCGGCAAAG ATCTAAAGACATTAAGCGTCTCCTGGTGAGCTTCATGTATCTCCAGAGCCTCCTGCAGCCCAAGAACAG TCTGATGGAGACGGAGCTGACGTCGCTCTGCCAGTCGGTGCTGGAGGACTTCAACCTGGTGATGTTCTACCTGCCGCCTCAACCACAGGGTGGCACCCGCCACTCCAtcagcgaggaagaggaggagcagcagcacgcCGACAGCTCCTGCCCCGTGCTGCCTGACACCCTCGTCTTCAAGATGGTGGTCACTTGTCTGATGGTGGTGCACAGCCTGAAGAGGGGAG GATCGAAGCAGTACAGTGCATCCATAGCTTTCACTCTGGCCCTGTTCTCCCACCTGGTGAACCACGTGAACATCCGGCTGCAGGCGGAACTGGAGGAAGCGGAGAGCCAGGTGCCTCCTCTTCAAACTGACGCCACAG ATGAACCGGACAAAGATTTGGCAGCTCCACCGACGGAGCACTCTGAGGAGAAGCCTCTGCAGAATGGCTCTCTGGAGcaggaagatgatgaagaggaggaggcggcgaaAGCTGCAGATGGCTGTGAAAGGGTCGGTGCCAAAAAGGAAAGCAGCGTGGAGGAACAGCGCAAGTCAGAGGAAGACAAAcagaggcagaagaagaagtaCACTCGTCTGTCTCGACTCCGCCGACGCCGCGTTGCCCGCAAGGACGCTCGAGGAGAGGACGAGAGCGACCTAAGCGAAGGCTTTGagagtgaagatgaagaagacgatGAAGAAGAGAAGGGTGGCGGTGCTGATTCAACAGGTGGCACTGTGACAGGAACCGCCCTCAATTCTTCCACTGTCAGGAAGGAGGCTAAGAAAGGCCCCCAGGTTGAGGAGGGGAGCTGGGGCAGCggctcagaggaggaggaggaaggaggaacgGCGTTTGATGTGGAGACGGACTCGGACATGAACAGCCAGGAGTCTCGATCTGATTTGGAAGACATTGAAGACGCAGAGAGCGCAGACAACTTGGAGGCTCAGGCCCAGGagcaccaggaggaggaggaagaccaaGAGCCACCCAAGGAAGAAGGAGGCGACAGGGACGCTGATACTCCTCCCACCACCAACGGGCCCCTCATTCCCAGTGACTCCAGCATTAGCAGTAACCTCCAGGCCATGTCCTCGCAGCTATTCCAGTCCAAGCGCTGCTTCCGGCTGGCACCGACCTTCAGCAACATGTTGTTGAGACCTCAAGCTTCATCTTCCTCGGGTAATCCCACCCCTACTGACGCTTCTGCTCCCCCCTCGCAAGagactcctccccctcctcctcctgctggagAATCCCCCTGTGACATGAACCCTGGTACTGCCAACGGAACCAATGAACATG ACCTGGACTCTGATTCAGAGGATAGTCAGCACAGCGCTCCGTCAGTGCATAGCGAGAAAACCCTCTTGGAGAAGCTGGAGATCTTGACCAATCAGGGGTTGATCCAAGTGGTGAAAGTGTTCATTGACTGGCTAAGGACCAACACTGATATTATCCTCATGTGTGCGCAG AGTTCTCAGAGTCTGTGGAACCGACTGTCTGTGCTGCTCAACCTGCTTCCAGATGGCAGCAAGATGCTCGAGGCTG AGCTTGGTCTGAATGCAGAGGTGACACAGCTGTTAAGTGAGTGTGAGCAGCCCGGGCTGGTCCAGAGTCTGCTGCTGCCCGAGGACTTGGCTCTGCGACACCTGCCTGCGCTCAGCGTCGCTCACCGTCGCCTCGACTTTACTCACCGCAACCCGTCCCTCAGCCCCCTGCAGGAG tgtGTCGTGCGAGTTTGTTGCATTCGTAGCTTCGGCCACTTCCTGACAAATCTCCAGGGCAACGTGCTGCACTTCAACCCGGAGGCGGGAATCTTCACCAGCATCAGCCAATCGGAGCAGGACAACCTGGTGCAGCAGGCAAAGGCCCAGTTCCGAATG GCCGAGGAGGAGGCTCGTCGAAATCGCTTGATGAGGGACATGGCTCAGCTTCGACTCCAG TTGGAGGTGTCGCAGCTAGAGGGCAGCCTCCAGCAGCCCAAGGCCCAGTCGTCCATGTCTCCGTACCTGGTGCCAGACGCAGCTGCTCTCTGCCACCACCTGAACCTCATCCGCCAGCTGGCCGGCAGCGGCTGCTTCATTATCATCATCCCGCGGACAG TAATTGACGGACTCGACCGACTGAAGAAGGAAATTCCCGGCGCGAGGGATGGGATCCGCTTCCTGGAGTCTGAATTCCGCAAAGGCAACAG gtACATACGTTGCCAGAAGGAGTCTGGTCGAAGTTttgaaagagacaaattgaaacGGCAGGACATGGAAGCCTG GCATCTGTACAAGATGGTGGACAGCTGTCGTCAGTTAACAGTCTCCCAGAACAACGGAGATGAAGACACAGCCGGCATGGTGACGATCCTCACCggccagcaggtggaggagctcTGCAGTCAGTCAGCCGCCATGAAGGTCAGTCACTCCACGGTCATCTACCATCAAACCCAAACACACTTAAACTTCagcttctgcagtgatgtcctCATTGTGATAGTTTAA
- the smg5 gene encoding nonsense-mediated mRNA decay factor SMG5 isoform X2, whose amino-acid sequence MSGPGQDSEPEAKVLLIKRLYRAVVESVHKLDVIIGSKASYREVFKPENISLRNKLRELCVKLMFLHPVDYGRKAEELLWRKVYYEVIQVIKTNKKHIHSRSALECAYRTHLIAGVGFYQHLLLYIQSHYQLELQECIDWTHVTDPLIGRKKPVSATPKEMEWAQMACHRCLVYLGDLARYQNELAGVEAEQLAERFYHQALSVMPHVGMPFNQLGTLAGSKFYNVEATYYYLRCIQSESPFEGAYGNLKRLFDKAAKMYHQVKKQEMKKLSPSRQRSKDIKRLLVSFMYLQSLLQPKNSLMETELTSLCQSVLEDFNLVMFYLPPQPQGGTRHSISEEEEEQQHADSSCPVLPDTLVFKMVVTCLMVVHSLKRGGSKQYSASIAFTLALFSHLVNHVNIRLQAELEEAESQVPPLQTDATDEPDKDLAAPPTEHSEEKPLQNGSLEQEDDEEEEAAKAADGCERVGAKKESSVEEQRKSEEDKQRQKKKYTRLSRLRRRRVARKDARGEDESDLSEGFESEDEEDDEEEKGGGADSTGGTVTGTALNSSTVRKEAKKGPQVEEGSWGSGSEEEEEGGTAFDVETDSDMNSQESRSDLEDIEDAESADNLEAQAQEHQEEEEDQEPPKEEGGDRDADTPPTTNGPLIPSDSSISSNLQAMSSQLFQSKRCFRLAPTFSNMLLRPQASSSSGNPTPTDASAPPSQETPPPPPPAGESPCDMNPGTANGTNEHDLDSDSEDSQHSAPSVHSEKTLLEKLEILTNQGLIQVVKVFIDWLRTNTDIILMCAQSSQSLWNRLSVLLNLLPDGSKMLEAELGLNAEVTQLLSECEQPGLVQSLLLPEDLALRHLPALSVAHRRLDFTHRNPSLSPLQECVVRVCCIRSFGHFLTNLQGNVLHFNPEAGIFTSISQSEQDNLVQQAKAQFRMAEEEARRNRLMRDMAQLRLQLEVSQLEGSLQQPKAQSSMSPYLVPDAAALCHHLNLIRQLAGSGCFIIIIPRTVIDGLDRLKKEIPGARDGIRFLESEFRKGNRYIRCQKESGRSFERDKLKRQDMEAWHLYKMVDSCRQLTVSQNNGDEDTAGMVTILTGQQVEELCSQSAAMKAAVTAASSAGMELKNIVEFYRQWKEIG is encoded by the exons ATGAGCGGACCGGGACAGGACAGCGAGCCAGAGGCGAAGGTCCTTCTCATCAAGCGGCTTTACAG GGCTGTGGTGGAGTCCGTGCACAAACTGGATGTGATCATCGGCAGCAAAGCGTCCTACAGGGAGGTCTTCAAGCCGGAGAACATCAGCCTTCGCAACAA gctgAGGGAGCTTTGTGTAAAACTGATGTTTCTCCATCCTGTCGACTACGGCCGTAAGGCTGAGGAGCTGCTGTGGAGGAAGGTCTACTACGAGGTCATCCAGGTCATCAAGACCAACAAGAAG CACATCCATAGTCGCAGTGCTTTGGAGTGTGCGTACCGTACACATCTGATCGCCGGCGTGGGTTTCTACCAACACCTGCTGCTCTACATCCAGTCCCACTACcagctggagctgcaggagtGCATCGACTGGACCCACGTCACAGATCCACTCATCG GTCGAAAGAAGCCAGTGTCGGCCACCCCCAAGGAGATGGAATGGGCACAGATGGCCTGTCATCGCTGTCTGGTCTACCTCGGAGATTTAG CCCGTTACCAGAATGAACTTGCCGGAGTGGAGGCTGAGCAGCTGGCAGAGAGGTTTTACCATCAGGCCCTGTCTGTCATGCCACATGTGG GAATGCCTTTTAATCAACTGGGAACACTGGCAGGGAGCAAGTTCTACAACGTTGAAGCGACCTACTACTACCTACGCTG CATCCAATCAGAATCCCCCTTCGAGGGCGCCTATGGCAACCTGAAGCGTCTGTTTGACAAAGCTGCCAAGATGTACCATCAagtgaagaagcaggaaatgaaGAAGCTGTCTCCATCCCGGCAAAG ATCTAAAGACATTAAGCGTCTCCTGGTGAGCTTCATGTATCTCCAGAGCCTCCTGCAGCCCAAGAACAG TCTGATGGAGACGGAGCTGACGTCGCTCTGCCAGTCGGTGCTGGAGGACTTCAACCTGGTGATGTTCTACCTGCCGCCTCAACCACAGGGTGGCACCCGCCACTCCAtcagcgaggaagaggaggagcagcagcacgcCGACAGCTCCTGCCCCGTGCTGCCTGACACCCTCGTCTTCAAGATGGTGGTCACTTGTCTGATGGTGGTGCACAGCCTGAAGAGGGGAG GATCGAAGCAGTACAGTGCATCCATAGCTTTCACTCTGGCCCTGTTCTCCCACCTGGTGAACCACGTGAACATCCGGCTGCAGGCGGAACTGGAGGAAGCGGAGAGCCAGGTGCCTCCTCTTCAAACTGACGCCACAG ATGAACCGGACAAAGATTTGGCAGCTCCACCGACGGAGCACTCTGAGGAGAAGCCTCTGCAGAATGGCTCTCTGGAGcaggaagatgatgaagaggaggaggcggcgaaAGCTGCAGATGGCTGTGAAAGGGTCGGTGCCAAAAAGGAAAGCAGCGTGGAGGAACAGCGCAAGTCAGAGGAAGACAAAcagaggcagaagaagaagtaCACTCGTCTGTCTCGACTCCGCCGACGCCGCGTTGCCCGCAAGGACGCTCGAGGAGAGGACGAGAGCGACCTAAGCGAAGGCTTTGagagtgaagatgaagaagacgatGAAGAAGAGAAGGGTGGCGGTGCTGATTCAACAGGTGGCACTGTGACAGGAACCGCCCTCAATTCTTCCACTGTCAGGAAGGAGGCTAAGAAAGGCCCCCAGGTTGAGGAGGGGAGCTGGGGCAGCggctcagaggaggaggaggaaggaggaacgGCGTTTGATGTGGAGACGGACTCGGACATGAACAGCCAGGAGTCTCGATCTGATTTGGAAGACATTGAAGACGCAGAGAGCGCAGACAACTTGGAGGCTCAGGCCCAGGagcaccaggaggaggaggaagaccaaGAGCCACCCAAGGAAGAAGGAGGCGACAGGGACGCTGATACTCCTCCCACCACCAACGGGCCCCTCATTCCCAGTGACTCCAGCATTAGCAGTAACCTCCAGGCCATGTCCTCGCAGCTATTCCAGTCCAAGCGCTGCTTCCGGCTGGCACCGACCTTCAGCAACATGTTGTTGAGACCTCAAGCTTCATCTTCCTCGGGTAATCCCACCCCTACTGACGCTTCTGCTCCCCCCTCGCAAGagactcctccccctcctcctcctgctggagAATCCCCCTGTGACATGAACCCTGGTACTGCCAACGGAACCAATGAACATG ACCTGGACTCTGATTCAGAGGATAGTCAGCACAGCGCTCCGTCAGTGCATAGCGAGAAAACCCTCTTGGAGAAGCTGGAGATCTTGACCAATCAGGGGTTGATCCAAGTGGTGAAAGTGTTCATTGACTGGCTAAGGACCAACACTGATATTATCCTCATGTGTGCGCAG AGTTCTCAGAGTCTGTGGAACCGACTGTCTGTGCTGCTCAACCTGCTTCCAGATGGCAGCAAGATGCTCGAGGCTG AGCTTGGTCTGAATGCAGAGGTGACACAGCTGTTAAGTGAGTGTGAGCAGCCCGGGCTGGTCCAGAGTCTGCTGCTGCCCGAGGACTTGGCTCTGCGACACCTGCCTGCGCTCAGCGTCGCTCACCGTCGCCTCGACTTTACTCACCGCAACCCGTCCCTCAGCCCCCTGCAGGAG tgtGTCGTGCGAGTTTGTTGCATTCGTAGCTTCGGCCACTTCCTGACAAATCTCCAGGGCAACGTGCTGCACTTCAACCCGGAGGCGGGAATCTTCACCAGCATCAGCCAATCGGAGCAGGACAACCTGGTGCAGCAGGCAAAGGCCCAGTTCCGAATG GCCGAGGAGGAGGCTCGTCGAAATCGCTTGATGAGGGACATGGCTCAGCTTCGACTCCAG TTGGAGGTGTCGCAGCTAGAGGGCAGCCTCCAGCAGCCCAAGGCCCAGTCGTCCATGTCTCCGTACCTGGTGCCAGACGCAGCTGCTCTCTGCCACCACCTGAACCTCATCCGCCAGCTGGCCGGCAGCGGCTGCTTCATTATCATCATCCCGCGGACAG TAATTGACGGACTCGACCGACTGAAGAAGGAAATTCCCGGCGCGAGGGATGGGATCCGCTTCCTGGAGTCTGAATTCCGCAAAGGCAACAG gtACATACGTTGCCAGAAGGAGTCTGGTCGAAGTTttgaaagagacaaattgaaacGGCAGGACATGGAAGCCTG GCATCTGTACAAGATGGTGGACAGCTGTCGTCAGTTAACAGTCTCCCAGAACAACGGAGATGAAGACACAGCCGGCATGGTGACGATCCTCACCggccagcaggtggaggagctcTGCAGTCAGTCAGCCGCCATGAAG gcGGCGGTGACGGCGGCGAGCTCGGCGGGCATGGAGCTGAAGAACATCGTGGAGTTCTACCGGCAGTGGAAGGAGATCGGCTGA